One Mycobacterium kubicae genomic window carries:
- a CDS encoding PE family protein — MTLRVVPEGLASASAAVEALTARLAAAHASAAPLITAVVPPAADPVSLQTAAGFSAQGQEHAAVAAQGVEELGRAGIGVGESGASYLAGDAAAAATYGMAGG; from the coding sequence ATGACGTTGCGAGTGGTTCCGGAGGGATTGGCCTCGGCCAGCGCCGCGGTAGAGGCGCTGACGGCCCGGCTGGCGGCCGCACATGCCAGCGCCGCGCCGTTGATCACCGCGGTGGTGCCGCCCGCGGCGGACCCGGTGTCGCTGCAGACCGCGGCCGGGTTCAGCGCGCAGGGCCAGGAGCACGCCGCGGTCGCGGCTCAAGGCGTGGAGGAGCTGGGCCGCGCCGGGATCGGCGTGGGCGAATCGGGTGCCAGTTACCTCGCCGGTGACGCAGCGGCCGCCGCGACCTACGGCATGGCCGGCGGCTGA